The segment GCGGCCGTCGGCCACGCGCGGCGGCTGGACCGGCGGCATCCGCACGCCGGCTCCGGCGCCCATGCCGGCGCCTGCGCCGATGCCCGTGCCGCAAGGCGGCGGGAACATGCGCGCGCCGGGCCCGGCGGCCACCATGCATGCACCGGCGCCAGCCGTCGTGATGCCGCAGCAAGGTCATCAGGGTGGTGGCGGCGGCGGTGAACACGGCAGCTTCGGCGGCCGGCAAGGCGGCGGAGGTGGCGGTGGGGGCGGCGCACACGGCGGAGATTTCCGGCACGAGTGACCGGATCGGCGCCGTCGCCTGACCGGAGTGCGACGCAAAAAGAGCCCGGAAGCCCCGGGCTGAAAGCGGGCGATGCGTGCCGTCGACGGCGGACGCCGGCGGGCGCGACATCGCTTCGCGTGGATCCGCGTATCAGAGCATCCGTGCGAGCACGCCGTCCTTCATGACGAAGCGGTGTGCAAGCGCCGCGCACGCATGCAGGCCGACCAGGATGGCGAGCGCGGTTGCCCATGCGCTGTGCAGCTCGCCGATCGACGCGCCGAGCGAATGCGGCGCGGCGATCGCCGGCAACGGAATCGCGTTGCCGAGCCCGACATGCCAGGTGCGGCCGTTCGCGTTCAGCCAGCCGAGCACCGGCACCACGATCAGCGACGCGTAAAGCAGCTTGTGCGTGACGTTCGCCACGAACGCCAAGGCCGCAGGCTGCTCGACCGGCGCAATGGCCCTGCGCGCGCCGGACCACAGCAGGCGCGGCACCGCGACCAGCAGGAGCAACACGCCCAGATTCACGTGCAGCAGCACGAGCCCGAGCGGCGGCGTGATGCCGTGGACATCCGGCATGGTCCAGCCGATGGCGAACTGAGCGGCGACCAGCAGCACCATGCTCCAGTGGAACAGGCGCGTGAGCCGGTCGTGACGGACGGTCTGGCACGGGGTATCGGACATGGCGACTCCTTCGGGCGATTCGGTGGGGCGGCCGGCGCGGCACGCCGAAAGGGGCGCGGGGCCGCCGCTGAAGGGATCATCGTCGCGCGAGCCTTATGACAGCCTTAAGGTGCGCGAATGCGAAGCGGGGAAATACGCGGGCAGGAAGAGGGAGAGCACAGACGCCGGGGGAAGCGATGTACGCAACGGCAGGCGGGACCGGTGTTTGCCGAACGTCCGTCGTCACGTCCCGCGATCGCATGCATGGGCAAGTACCGCATCGTCCGCACGCATTGCGCCCGCGGACGATGCGTGTCGCGCATCAATCGAGCAGCGCGAGGATTTCCTCGTAAAGCGGCCGCGGAATTCGCACGCCGTTCGCCGCGCTGCGCGCGCGGGCGTCGAAGCGCCGCTGCGACGGCAGCCGCGCGCCCTGCGCGACGATCGATTCGAGCATCCGTTCGCCGCGCGCGAGCCCCGCGTCGAGATCGTCGCCGAGGAACACCTTCGGATCGAACGCGATCACGAGCTCGCCATGACACGGCGTCGCGCCGACGCCCTCGTCGAACGCCATCGACTCCTGGCTCGTCAGGTCGCCGATCAGCGCGCCGCCGAGCAGCTCGACCATCGCTGCGAGCGCCGAGCCCTTGTGACCGCCGAACGTGCGCATCGCGCCCTGCAGCGCGGCTTTCGGGTCGGTGGTCGGCTGCCCGTCGGCGTCGATCGCCCAGTGCGGCGGAATCGGCTTGCCTTGCTTCGCGTGCAGCTCGATGTCGCCGCGCGCGATCGCGCTCGTCGCGAAATCGAACACGAACGGCAGGCCGCCCGGCCGCGGCCACGCGAACGCGATCGGATTGGTGCCGAACACGGGCTGGTTGCCGCCTTCCGGCG is part of the Burkholderia ubonensis subsp. mesacidophila genome and harbors:
- a CDS encoding cytochrome b codes for the protein MSDTPCQTVRHDRLTRLFHWSMVLLVAAQFAIGWTMPDVHGITPPLGLVLLHVNLGVLLLLVAVPRLLWSGARRAIAPVEQPAALAFVANVTHKLLYASLIVVPVLGWLNANGRTWHVGLGNAIPLPAIAAPHSLGASIGELHSAWATALAILVGLHACAALAHRFVMKDGVLARML
- a CDS encoding Ldh family oxidoreductase; amino-acid sequence: MSDANEVVLSLDDVHALALRVLTRHGMSDAHARAIANVITQGQRDECHSHGVYRLLVCVRSLKKGKVDPQAVPTLRRLSSSIVAVDAHRGFSLLSFETGLPVLVEMAKQHGIAAMAINHCYHFSALWPEVEAIAAEGLVGIAMNPSHSWVAPEGGNQPVFGTNPIAFAWPRPGGLPFVFDFATSAIARGDIELHAKQGKPIPPHWAIDADGQPTTDPKAALQGAMRTFGGHKGSALAAMVELLGGALIGDLTSQESMAFDEGVGATPCHGELVIAFDPKVFLGDDLDAGLARGERMLESIVAQGARLPSQRRFDARARSAANGVRIPRPLYEEILALLD